The following coding sequences lie in one Amycolatopsis cihanbeyliensis genomic window:
- a CDS encoding phosphatase PAP2 family protein — MSSNSLYFRTGADRGRVKRLLVTALGCLSALGLICLVFVGTRAGQALEQELLPGGGFGRPTVLLEPARVVLSVFGKPPVLGALLGLVLLAGVLLGRWRAAVAGVGLFLVSVVAARSLKLLVPRPDLDVAGSTTHNSFPSGHVAAAMALLLALLFASPARARWWVAVPGMVGVVVIGLATMIAGWHRPSDVLGSVLLVAALGCLLAAALLGPLAGRRVSGMDGARG, encoded by the coding sequence GTGTCTTCGAACTCGCTGTACTTCAGGACGGGTGCCGACCGGGGCCGGGTCAAGCGGCTGCTGGTGACCGCGCTGGGCTGCCTGTCCGCACTGGGACTGATCTGCCTGGTGTTCGTCGGGACGCGTGCGGGCCAGGCCCTGGAGCAGGAGCTGCTGCCAGGTGGCGGATTCGGGCGACCGACCGTGCTGCTCGAGCCCGCACGTGTCGTGCTGTCCGTCTTCGGGAAGCCGCCCGTGCTGGGCGCGCTCCTCGGGCTGGTGCTGTTGGCGGGCGTGCTGCTCGGTCGGTGGCGCGCGGCCGTGGCGGGGGTCGGCCTGTTCCTGGTCTCGGTGGTCGCCGCGCGCTCGCTCAAGCTGCTGGTACCCCGTCCCGACCTCGACGTTGCGGGCTCGACGACGCACAACAGTTTTCCCAGCGGCCACGTCGCGGCCGCGATGGCCCTGCTGCTGGCCTTGCTGTTCGCTTCGCCCGCTCGCGCCCGCTGGTGGGTGGCCGTCCCCGGCATGGTCGGTGTGGTCGTGATCGGCCTGGCCACCATGATCGCGGGTTGGCATCGGCCCAGTGACGTGCTCGGCAGCGTGCTGCTGGTCGCCGCACTGGGCTGCCTGCTGGCGGCGGCGCTGCTCGGGCCGCTCGCGGGGCGCCGGGTGTCGGGTATGGACGGAGCGCGAGGTTGA
- a CDS encoding asparaginase, which translates to MGNPVPLVHVVRDGVVEGIHYGSLVVLGPDGGVEFAAGDIESPFFLRSAAKPLQAVGLLRAGLELPDDLLALAAASHSGEDIHLAGTHAILRTAELSEHDLGNPPALPYDPAMRDEWLARGRAPRRAAHNCSGKHAAMLRTARARGWSTRDYLDRGHPLQRALAATVSELAGERVAEPSVDGCGAPLFSISLTGLARALARIATAGAGTAEGDLARALRAHPELVAGTSRDVTLLMRAVPGLIAKDGFEGVQVVGLPDGHAVAIKIADGADRARMPAAAAALALCGLDPERLLEPATVPVYGGGEVVGGLQAAGELASAALAAGARQLFDVKYPITRTRSAAWTA; encoded by the coding sequence ATGGGTAATCCGGTCCCGCTCGTGCACGTGGTCCGGGACGGCGTGGTCGAGGGCATCCACTATGGATCCCTGGTCGTGCTCGGGCCGGACGGTGGGGTCGAGTTCGCCGCGGGCGACATCGAGTCGCCGTTCTTCCTGCGGTCGGCCGCCAAGCCGTTGCAGGCGGTCGGCCTGCTGCGGGCCGGGCTGGAGCTGCCGGACGACCTGCTCGCGCTGGCCGCCGCCAGCCATTCGGGCGAGGACATCCACCTCGCCGGAACCCATGCCATCCTGCGTACGGCGGAACTGAGCGAACACGATCTGGGCAACCCGCCCGCCCTGCCGTACGATCCCGCGATGCGCGACGAGTGGCTGGCACGCGGCCGGGCCCCGCGGCGTGCGGCGCACAACTGTTCCGGCAAACACGCCGCCATGCTGCGCACGGCCCGCGCGCGCGGCTGGTCCACCCGAGATTACCTGGACCGCGGCCACCCGCTGCAACGCGCGCTCGCCGCCACCGTGTCCGAGCTCGCGGGCGAACGGGTCGCCGAACCCAGCGTGGACGGCTGCGGTGCGCCGCTGTTCTCCATCTCGCTGACCGGGCTGGCCCGCGCGCTGGCGCGGATCGCGACCGCGGGCGCGGGCACAGCGGAGGGCGACCTCGCCCGCGCGCTGCGCGCGCACCCCGAGCTGGTGGCGGGCACCAGCAGGGACGTGACCCTGTTGATGCGAGCCGTCCCGGGGCTGATCGCCAAGGACGGCTTCGAGGGTGTGCAGGTGGTCGGGCTGCCGGACGGCCACGCGGTGGCGATCAAGATCGCCGACGGTGCCGACCGGGCCCGGATGCCGGCCGCCGCGGCGGCACTGGCGCTGTGCGGCCTCGATCCGGAGCGGCTGCTCGAGCCGGCAACGGTTCCGGTGTACGGCGGGGGCGAGGTGGTCGGTGGGCTGCAGGCGGCAGGCGAGCTCGCCTCGGCCGCGCTGGCCGCGGGTGCCCGCCAACTCTTCGACGTCAAGTATCCGATCACCCGAACAAGGAGTGCGGCATGGACGGCCTGA
- a CDS encoding alpha,alpha-trehalose-phosphate synthase (UDP-forming) — protein sequence MAPPESTEPERTAAEFVVVANRLPVDLERSADGTQRWTQSPGGLVSALEPFLRSRRGAWVGWPGVPDVEVDEFVDEGLILHPVRLTSDEVRDYYEGFSNATLWPLYHDVVARPVFDRGWWESYVRVNQRFAEASAQVAGQGATVWVQDYQLQLVPSILRELRPDLRIGFFLHIPFPPVELFMQLPWRAEIVRGLIGADLVGFHRPGGAQNFLWLARQLIGLEPSRGAVGVRSRPGMVQVGDRIVRVGSFPISIDAPGLDNVARSKHVADRAAQVRAELGNPKTILLGVDRLDYTKGIDLRLQALHELLHEGRISAEDVTFVQLATPSRERVEHYQRMRSDIEQMVGRINGEFARVGHPVVHYLHQSVNRTELAAFFSAADVMVVTPLRDGMNLVCKEYVACRHDLGGALVLSEFAGAAAELSSAFLVNPHDLDGVKNALEAAITLDPAEGRRRMRALRRQVLTHDVDRWARSFLEALGTEPTS from the coding sequence ATGGCACCCCCGGAGAGCACCGAGCCAGAACGCACGGCGGCGGAGTTCGTGGTGGTGGCCAACCGGCTACCAGTCGACCTCGAACGTTCCGCCGATGGCACGCAGCGCTGGACCCAGAGCCCCGGCGGCCTGGTCTCCGCGCTGGAGCCGTTCCTACGCTCCCGCAGGGGGGCCTGGGTCGGCTGGCCGGGGGTGCCCGACGTCGAGGTGGACGAGTTCGTCGACGAGGGCCTGATCCTGCACCCGGTGCGGCTCACCAGCGATGAGGTCCGGGACTACTACGAGGGCTTCTCCAACGCCACGCTCTGGCCGCTGTACCACGACGTGGTCGCCCGCCCGGTGTTCGACCGCGGCTGGTGGGAGAGCTACGTCCGGGTGAACCAGCGCTTCGCCGAGGCCAGCGCGCAGGTCGCCGGCCAGGGCGCGACCGTATGGGTGCAGGACTACCAGCTCCAGCTGGTGCCCAGCATACTGCGCGAGTTGCGCCCCGACCTGCGTATCGGCTTCTTCCTGCACATCCCGTTCCCGCCGGTGGAGCTGTTCATGCAGCTGCCGTGGCGAGCGGAGATCGTGCGCGGGCTGATCGGCGCCGATCTGGTCGGATTCCACCGGCCCGGCGGGGCGCAGAACTTCCTGTGGCTGGCCAGGCAGCTGATCGGCCTGGAACCGAGCCGGGGTGCCGTGGGGGTGCGCTCCCGGCCGGGCATGGTCCAGGTCGGCGACCGCATCGTGCGGGTCGGCTCCTTCCCCATCTCGATCGACGCGCCTGGCCTGGACAACGTCGCCCGCAGCAAGCACGTCGCCGACCGGGCCGCCCAGGTGCGCGCCGAGCTGGGCAACCCGAAGACCATCCTGCTCGGGGTCGACCGGCTGGACTACACCAAAGGCATCGACCTGCGGCTACAGGCACTGCACGAGTTGCTGCACGAGGGCCGGATCAGCGCGGAGGACGTCACCTTCGTCCAGTTGGCCACCCCCAGCCGCGAGCGGGTGGAGCACTACCAGCGGATGCGCAGCGACATCGAACAAATGGTGGGCCGGATTAACGGGGAGTTCGCCCGCGTCGGGCACCCCGTCGTGCACTATTTACACCAGTCGGTGAACCGCACCGAACTGGCCGCGTTCTTCTCCGCTGCCGACGTGATGGTGGTGACCCCACTGCGCGATGGGATGAACCTGGTCTGCAAGGAGTACGTCGCCTGCCGACACGACCTGGGGGGAGCGCTCGTCTTGTCCGAGTTCGCGGGCGCCGCCGCGGAGCTGAGCAGCGCCTTCCTGGTCAACCCCCATGATCTCGACGGGGTGAAGAACGCACTGGAGGCTGCCATTACGCTCGACCCAGCCGAGGGCCGGCGTAGGATGCGCGCCTTACGTCGACAGGTCCTCACCCACGACGTCGACAGGTGGGCGCGCTCGTTCCTTGAAGCCCTCGGGACCGAGCCGACCAGCTGA
- a CDS encoding arylamine N-acetyltransferase family protein: protein MTTPTLELTETRDWNIGAVDLDAYLERIGHPLVAPAAEALRSLHEAHIRAIPFENLDVVLGKHPGLDLGVVADKLVHRRRGGYCYEHGLLFAAVLERLGYTVHRRMARVQPHRSGLRTHMTLAVHAEGTDYLTDVGFGAGMMYPMPLRDGAEVDQAGWPHRIVRQGNLWALTKRNGDEWEVLHVSDESPQRPVDYEVAHHYVSTHPRSPFTGQLVVMRLDHGVNRRLVGDELTVEWASGRTERTRVLPERLAGTLRDLDLEPEPEDLAGLRAHLS, encoded by the coding sequence ATGACCACACCGACGCTGGAGCTCACCGAGACGCGGGACTGGAACATCGGAGCCGTCGACCTGGACGCCTACCTGGAACGGATCGGCCACCCGCTGGTCGCGCCGGCGGCGGAGGCACTGCGCTCACTGCACGAGGCGCATATCCGCGCGATCCCGTTCGAGAACCTGGACGTGGTGCTCGGCAAGCACCCCGGGCTGGACCTCGGCGTGGTGGCCGACAAGCTGGTGCACCGGCGCCGGGGCGGCTACTGCTACGAGCACGGGTTGCTGTTCGCCGCCGTGCTCGAGCGGCTGGGGTACACCGTGCACCGGCGGATGGCGCGGGTGCAGCCGCACCGGTCGGGGCTGCGTACGCATATGACCCTGGCCGTGCACGCCGAGGGCACCGACTACCTCACCGATGTCGGATTCGGCGCGGGAATGATGTACCCGATGCCGCTGCGGGACGGCGCCGAGGTCGACCAGGCCGGCTGGCCGCACCGGATCGTCCGGCAGGGGAACCTGTGGGCGCTGACCAAGCGGAACGGGGACGAGTGGGAGGTGCTGCACGTCTCGGACGAGTCGCCGCAGCGGCCGGTCGACTACGAGGTCGCGCACCATTACGTGTCCACCCACCCCCGCTCGCCGTTCACCGGGCAGCTGGTCGTGATGCGGCTGGATCACGGGGTCAACCGCCGCCTGGTCGGTGACGAGCTGACCGTCGAGTGGGCGAGCGGGCGGACGGAACGGACCCGGGTCCTGCCCGAGCGGCTCGCCGGGACCCTGCGCGATCTCGACCTCGAGCCGGAACCGGAGGACCTGGCCGGGCTGCGCGCCCACCTGTCGTAA
- the otsB gene encoding trehalose-phosphatase: MTAEALPAELRRAIMQIARTPRLLVACDYDGTLAPITANPDEARPLPESVGALRSLAALHETTTAVISGRALRDLATLSRLPAEVHLVGSHGSEFDIGFVHALDAEARELHKRLETELEQLVLDVPGVSLEVKPASIAVHVRRAEQNAGRHVLERVHSGPSTWGGVSVTEGKEVVELAVVQTDKGNALDTLRHQVGATAAIFLGDDVTDEKAFARLSGPDLGIKVGDGRSRATYRVPDTMDVATVLAFMLEERRNWLYGEQATPIERISMLACERSVALLTPDARLTWLCHPGPDAPAVFADLLGGPGAGHFSIKPARNGLPLGQRYLPNTMTVETRWSRLLVTDYLEPDSPAHETNLVRVITGETDATVTFAPRPEFGGVPVRLLPEHDGLRVLGTSEPFVLRAPGVRWEIESDGINDTATALVRPAPEQPVVLELRCGTTNLGPHELSELDRRARAGDYWSEWARTLRLPEIEPDLVARSALTLRGLVDTETGGVMAAATTSLPEEIGGVRNWDYRYCWVRDAAMTVRELVHLGSVAEAEGYLRWLHGVLGTLAGPERLHPLYSLAGTQLGAEAVIDSLPGYKGSRPVRVGNLANHQVQLDVFGPVVELIVILAAKRGELHDDDWQLVRAMAEAVTRRWDEPDHGIWEERHVPRHRVYSRVMCWQTLDRAIKLAENYGREIPAGWLELRETIAADVLEHGWNDEVQAFTTAYDGTDLDAASLFVGLSGLLDPQDERFQSTVTAIEAELRSGSTVYRYRRDDGLPGNEGGFHLCAAWMIEAYLLTGRRTEAKELFEQLVDAAGPTGLLPEQYDPIAERSLGNHPQAYSHLGLIRCAMLLSG; the protein is encoded by the coding sequence TTGACCGCCGAGGCCCTGCCCGCCGAGCTGCGGCGTGCGATCATGCAGATCGCCAGGACGCCGCGCCTGCTGGTCGCCTGTGACTACGACGGCACGCTGGCTCCGATCACCGCCAACCCCGACGAGGCACGCCCGTTGCCGGAGTCGGTCGGTGCGCTGCGGTCGCTGGCCGCGCTGCACGAGACAACCACCGCGGTGATCTCCGGCCGTGCCCTGCGTGACCTGGCGACCCTGTCCAGACTCCCGGCGGAGGTGCATCTGGTCGGCAGCCATGGCTCGGAGTTCGACATCGGGTTCGTGCACGCGCTGGACGCCGAGGCCCGCGAGCTGCACAAGCGGCTGGAGACCGAGCTGGAGCAGCTGGTGCTGGACGTTCCGGGGGTGTCGCTGGAGGTCAAGCCGGCCAGCATCGCCGTGCACGTCCGCAGGGCTGAGCAGAACGCGGGCCGGCACGTGCTGGAGAGAGTCCACAGTGGACCTTCGACCTGGGGCGGCGTCTCGGTGACCGAGGGGAAGGAGGTCGTCGAGCTCGCGGTCGTGCAGACCGACAAGGGCAACGCCCTGGACACCCTGCGCCACCAGGTCGGCGCCACCGCCGCCATCTTCCTCGGCGACGACGTCACCGACGAGAAGGCGTTCGCCCGGCTGTCCGGCCCCGACCTGGGGATCAAGGTGGGCGACGGGCGCAGCCGCGCGACCTACCGGGTGCCGGACACCATGGACGTGGCCACCGTGCTGGCGTTCATGCTGGAGGAGCGGCGTAACTGGCTGTACGGCGAGCAGGCCACGCCGATCGAGCGGATCTCCATGCTGGCCTGCGAGCGTTCGGTCGCCCTGCTCACCCCGGACGCGCGGCTGACCTGGCTGTGCCACCCCGGCCCGGACGCCCCCGCGGTCTTCGCCGACCTGCTCGGCGGGCCGGGCGCGGGCCACTTCTCGATCAAGCCGGCGCGCAACGGGCTGCCACTAGGGCAGCGCTACCTGCCGAACACCATGACGGTGGAGACCCGCTGGTCCCGGCTGCTGGTCACCGACTACCTCGAGCCGGACAGCCCGGCACACGAGACCAACCTGGTGCGGGTGATCACCGGGGAGACCGATGCGACGGTGACCTTCGCGCCGCGACCGGAGTTCGGTGGGGTGCCGGTGCGGCTGCTGCCCGAGCACGACGGGCTGCGGGTGCTCGGCACCTCGGAGCCGTTCGTGCTGCGTGCCCCCGGCGTGCGCTGGGAAATCGAGAGCGACGGCATCAACGACACCGCGACCGCGCTGGTGCGGCCGGCTCCGGAGCAGCCGGTGGTGCTGGAGCTGCGCTGCGGCACCACGAACCTCGGCCCGCACGAGCTGTCCGAACTGGACCGTAGGGCCCGCGCGGGCGACTACTGGAGCGAGTGGGCACGCACCCTGCGACTGCCCGAGATCGAGCCGGACCTGGTGGCCCGCTCCGCGCTGACCTTGCGCGGGCTGGTGGACACCGAGACCGGCGGCGTGATGGCGGCGGCCACCACCTCGCTGCCGGAGGAGATCGGCGGGGTCCGCAACTGGGACTACCGCTACTGCTGGGTGCGGGACGCGGCGATGACCGTGCGGGAACTGGTGCACCTCGGCTCGGTCGCCGAGGCAGAGGGTTACCTGCGCTGGCTGCACGGCGTGCTCGGCACGCTGGCCGGGCCGGAGCGGTTGCACCCGCTGTACTCGCTGGCCGGGACCCAGCTCGGCGCCGAGGCCGTGATCGACTCGCTGCCCGGGTACAAGGGCTCCCGCCCGGTGCGCGTCGGCAACCTGGCCAACCACCAGGTGCAGCTGGACGTGTTCGGCCCCGTGGTGGAGCTGATCGTCATCCTCGCGGCCAAACGCGGCGAGCTGCACGACGACGACTGGCAGCTCGTGCGCGCCATGGCCGAGGCGGTGACCAGGCGCTGGGACGAGCCGGACCACGGCATCTGGGAGGAACGGCACGTGCCGCGGCACCGGGTGTACTCGCGGGTGATGTGCTGGCAGACCCTGGACCGGGCGATCAAGCTCGCCGAGAACTACGGCCGGGAGATCCCGGCAGGCTGGCTCGAGCTGCGCGAGACCATCGCGGCGGACGTGCTCGAACACGGCTGGAACGACGAGGTACAGGCGTTCACCACCGCCTACGACGGCACCGACCTGGACGCGGCCTCCCTGTTCGTGGGGCTGTCCGGGCTGCTCGACCCGCAGGACGAGCGGTTCCAGTCCACGGTCACCGCGATCGAGGCGGAGCTGCGCAGCGGCTCGACGGTGTACCGGTACCGGCGCGACGACGGGCTGCCCGGCAACGAGGGCGGGTTCCACCTGTGCGCGGCGTGGATGATCGAGGCGTACCTGCTCACCGGGCGACGGACCGAGGCGAAGGAGCTGTTCGAGCAGCTGGTGGACGCCGCGGGCCCGACCGGGCTGCTGCCGGAGCAGTACGACCCGATCGCCGAGCGCTCGCTCGGCAACCACCCGCAGGCGTACTCGCACCTCGGTTTGATCCGCTGCGCCATGCTGCTGTCCGGCTGA
- a CDS encoding lipase family protein, translating into MSRSTRLRRFLGAVLAVIMACTVAAAPAGAAAPPEPGNDPFYQPPAGFESTEPGTVLRSRPVDLAAFALLPQKVQAWQLLYRTTDTQDRPQATVTTVLLPWGAKPDRSRPLLSYQVAEDSAAAHCAPSYQWRQGAGNDNIVTQAEILLVDAAVKQGWAVTVPDYEGPDSAYVAGKQAGQAVLDGIRAAQNFPALGLDGRETDVGLWGYSGGALASGWASELHPGYAPELDVKGVAEGGLPVNVEHVLDNVNGSAVSGLAMSGIAGLSEAYPELAGYLDANLTPEGREAFAEVKTLCNPQAVARFPFKDIYSYFSNEDPLNHPVARDVLAANTMGKHTPTAPLLVYHSVNDQLIPHEDVDGLVDRFCADGAQLSYRRDILSEHVALTVTGAAGAINWLKARFAGEPSRPGCDTETVASSLLSPQALATFGSALLNALLALLGQPIR; encoded by the coding sequence ATGAGCAGGTCCACCCGGCTTCGCAGGTTCCTCGGCGCCGTGCTGGCGGTGATCATGGCCTGCACGGTGGCCGCCGCCCCGGCGGGCGCGGCCGCCCCACCCGAGCCCGGGAACGATCCCTTCTACCAACCACCCGCCGGTTTCGAGTCGACCGAACCGGGCACGGTGCTGCGGTCCCGCCCGGTCGACCTCGCCGCGTTCGCGCTGCTGCCGCAGAAGGTGCAGGCCTGGCAGTTGCTCTACCGCACGACCGACACCCAGGATCGGCCGCAGGCCACGGTGACCACGGTGCTGCTGCCCTGGGGCGCGAAACCGGACCGGTCCCGACCGCTGCTGTCCTACCAGGTCGCCGAGGACAGCGCCGCCGCGCACTGCGCGCCCTCCTACCAGTGGCGGCAGGGCGCGGGTAACGACAACATCGTCACGCAGGCCGAGATCCTGCTCGTGGACGCGGCCGTCAAGCAGGGCTGGGCGGTGACCGTCCCGGACTACGAGGGCCCGGACAGCGCCTACGTGGCAGGCAAGCAGGCCGGGCAGGCGGTGCTGGACGGCATCCGGGCCGCGCAGAACTTCCCGGCGCTGGGCCTGGACGGCAGGGAGACCGACGTCGGGCTGTGGGGCTACTCCGGTGGCGCGCTGGCCTCCGGCTGGGCCTCCGAACTGCACCCCGGGTACGCCCCCGAGTTGGACGTCAAGGGCGTCGCCGAGGGTGGGCTGCCGGTGAACGTCGAGCACGTCCTGGACAACGTGAACGGTTCGGCCGTCTCCGGGCTCGCGATGAGTGGCATCGCCGGGCTGAGCGAGGCATACCCGGAGCTGGCCGGGTACCTGGACGCCAACCTGACGCCGGAGGGCAGGGAGGCGTTCGCGGAGGTCAAGACCCTGTGTAACCCGCAGGCCGTCGCCCGGTTCCCGTTCAAGGACATCTACTCCTACTTCAGCAACGAGGACCCGCTGAACCATCCGGTCGCCAGGGACGTGCTCGCGGCCAACACGATGGGCAAGCACACGCCGACCGCGCCGCTGCTCGTCTACCACTCGGTGAACGACCAGCTCATCCCGCACGAGGACGTGGACGGCCTCGTCGATCGGTTCTGCGCGGACGGCGCCCAGCTCAGCTACCGCCGGGACATCCTCAGCGAGCACGTGGCGTTGACCGTCACCGGAGCGGCCGGCGCGATCAACTGGCTGAAAGCGCGTTTCGCGGGCGAACCGTCGCGGCCGGGCTGCGACACCGAGACGGTCGCGTCCTCGCTGCTGTCGCCCCAGGCACTGGCCACGTTCGGCTCCGCCCTGCTGAACGCCCTCCTGGCACTCCTCGGCCAGCCCATTCGCTGA
- a CDS encoding threonine/serine ThrE exporter family protein, with protein sequence MKARQRARTPGNRKNVWQVLEPPQDEHGPDNRTANRRHGRTARSRAWHVLEAPTGEQPAVDTDAAIGPMLPDESTVHFVLDLALRIGEVQMLSGAGASDVTATMLAVTQALGLPHCEVDVIFTSITITCHRGSDLPPVTALRVVRGRSLDYSRLTATEQLVQWITRGRISVEEASTELQRIYDAPHPYPRWISTLAWGGMAAFISLIIGGNVWTALAAFVISSVVDRFGRLLNKYALPFFFQQAIGGLIATMAATVLVHFKILPLERPTLVVAAAITVLLSGLSTVSAVQDAITGYYVTAAGRSMEVAMMSAGLITGVAIAINIADTLGITSSSPALADTMTRFELPVMIMGGSGAAACFALASYSRFRPLLVASVAGTVGAAAYGTLRLLEANQITASAVAATLVGLGGGVLARRLKVTPLVVAVSGITPLLPGLATYRGLYMLIQSGAIVTLMTAVAIGLALAAGVVLGEYLAQPLRTGLGRLERRLSGPRMAGPLRQSRRLD encoded by the coding sequence GTGAAGGCCAGGCAACGGGCCAGGACGCCCGGAAACCGCAAGAACGTATGGCAGGTGCTCGAGCCGCCGCAGGACGAGCACGGGCCGGACAACCGGACCGCGAACCGGCGTCACGGGCGCACGGCCCGCAGCCGGGCGTGGCACGTGCTGGAGGCGCCGACCGGTGAGCAGCCCGCGGTGGACACCGACGCCGCCATCGGTCCCATGCTGCCCGACGAGAGCACCGTCCACTTCGTACTGGACCTCGCGCTGCGGATCGGCGAGGTGCAGATGCTCAGCGGGGCCGGTGCCTCCGACGTGACGGCCACCATGCTCGCGGTGACCCAGGCGCTCGGCCTGCCGCACTGCGAGGTCGACGTGATCTTCACCTCGATCACCATCACCTGCCACCGCGGGTCCGACCTGCCTCCGGTCACCGCACTGCGGGTGGTCCGTGGCCGCAGCCTGGACTACAGCAGGCTCACCGCCACCGAGCAGTTGGTGCAGTGGATCACCCGCGGCCGGATCAGCGTCGAGGAGGCCTCCACCGAGCTGCAGCGGATCTACGACGCCCCGCATCCCTACCCGCGCTGGATCTCCACGCTGGCCTGGGGCGGGATGGCCGCGTTCATCTCGCTGATCATCGGCGGCAACGTCTGGACCGCGCTGGCCGCGTTCGTGATCAGCTCCGTGGTCGACCGGTTCGGCAGGCTGCTGAACAAGTACGCCCTGCCGTTCTTCTTCCAGCAGGCCATCGGCGGGTTGATCGCCACCATGGCGGCCACCGTGCTGGTGCACTTCAAGATACTGCCGCTGGAGCGACCGACGCTGGTCGTTGCCGCCGCGATCACCGTGTTGCTGTCCGGTTTGTCCACGGTGTCGGCCGTGCAGGACGCGATCACCGGGTATTACGTCACCGCGGCCGGCCGCTCGATGGAGGTGGCGATGATGAGCGCCGGGCTGATCACCGGTGTGGCCATCGCCATCAACATCGCGGACACGCTCGGCATCACCAGCTCCTCCCCCGCGCTCGCGGACACCATGACCCGGTTCGAGCTGCCCGTGATGATCATGGGGGGGTCCGGCGCGGCGGCCTGCTTCGCGCTGGCCTCCTACTCCCGCTTCCGGCCGCTGCTGGTGGCCAGCGTGGCGGGCACGGTCGGCGCGGCGGCCTACGGCACCCTGCGGCTGCTCGAGGCGAACCAGATCACCGCCTCAGCGGTCGCGGCCACCCTGGTCGGGCTGGGCGGCGGGGTACTCGCGCGCAGGCTCAAGGTGACCCCGCTGGTGGTCGCGGTGTCCGGGATCACCCCGCTGCTGCCCGGTCTGGCCACCTACCGCGGCCTGTACATGCTCATCCAGAGCGGCGCCATCGTCACGCTGATGACGGCGGTCGCGATCGGGCTCGCCCTGGCCGCGGGCGTGGTCCTCGGCGAGTACCTGGCCCAGCCGTTGCGCACCGGCCTGGGCAGGCTGGAACGCAGGCTGTCCGGGCCGCGGATGGCCGGGCCGCTGCGGCAGAGCCGCCGGCTCGACTGA
- a CDS encoding FadR/GntR family transcriptional regulator: MEAVLADLRDAIGRGEYAIGEKLPAESALAQHYGVSRSVVREALRALQAIGLTRSHTGRGTFVAASTAVSNPIFGSYSARDLVEVRRHVEIPVTGYAAARRSEDDLDLLAQLAERMETETDDLAWTALDTLFHITIARASGNEVFRRMIEEIRDALARQSSLVNRLRGRREQCNVEHRRIVRAILAGSVGEAEAGMRDHLAAVEASLQAIVGPEDRHG; the protein is encoded by the coding sequence ATGGAGGCCGTGCTCGCCGACCTGCGGGACGCCATCGGCAGGGGCGAGTACGCGATCGGCGAGAAGCTGCCTGCCGAGTCCGCGCTGGCCCAGCACTACGGCGTCAGCCGGTCGGTCGTCCGGGAGGCACTGCGCGCCCTGCAGGCGATCGGGCTCACCCGCTCGCACACCGGCAGGGGCACCTTCGTCGCGGCCAGTACCGCGGTGAGCAACCCGATCTTCGGCTCCTACTCGGCACGGGACCTGGTCGAGGTGCGCAGGCACGTCGAGATCCCGGTCACCGGATACGCCGCCGCCCGACGCTCCGAGGACGACCTCGACCTGCTCGCGCAGCTCGCCGAGCGGATGGAGACGGAGACCGACGACCTGGCCTGGACGGCGTTGGACACGCTGTTCCACATCACCATCGCGCGGGCTTCCGGCAACGAGGTCTTCCGGCGGATGATCGAGGAGATCCGGGACGCGCTCGCGCGCCAGTCCAGCTTGGTCAACCGACTGCGCGGCCGCCGCGAGCAGTGCAATGTGGAGCACCGGAGGATCGTGCGGGCGATCCTCGCTGGCTCCGTGGGCGAGGCCGAGGCCGGTATGCGGGACCACCTCGCCGCGGTCGAGGCCAGCCTGCAGGCGATCGTCGGGCCGGAGGACCGGCATGGGTAA